The genomic segment TAATCATCCATAAAAGCTGTAATTTAATCTGACAGTAAAACACAAGAAGCGATATTAGAGTGGGTTTAGTCTATTATAGATTTCAGCTTTGAAAGCCATAGAAATCAGTATCCCAGTTTTTTCCCTATAAAAGACCCATTTTTCCAAAGCATTATGCACAAACAATTTTAATTAGAATATAATGACAGAatgatatttcataattttttaaatataaaatgaagtcaATGACTCAAAAAAGTTATCTGCTGCAATGAGTTTGAGGGGAAATTTTTTCATAATCTATACCATTACAGATAAAGTATAATGGTTCAACTTTTAGTGCTTGACAGGGAGGAAACATGATAAAAAGGTCAATATGAAATCATTTGATTATAGTAGCAATATCTAACATTTGAAATGCATCCATGCTCTTTTGTATAATCATATTAGAGtcaagtatatttattttcacatctGTTATAACTGCTATTGCAAAGGAGAAATACTATTGTCTTATTTTCCAAGAGATATACACAGAGcaattcttttctccagggaacTTGTGCAAACCAATATAAGATCTAAATTCTtcacataatatataaaacaggAGAAGCctcttcagatttattttttgaagtatggAATGCTGGCACTTTCCAATTAGGCAACAGTTCTTCATTCCTGTAATCTAGAACATCgaatagatacagatatatatatacatatatatatatatatttatatgtatgtttaatCTCAATGTCAGAACATGATAGTAAATAGATATCTAGTATtatagaaagaaatgtttttagcTGATCATTAGATAACTAAATATATTAAACAGATATAGTAACAAGGTTATTTTAAActctctttaaaatgtttttaaaaacagttttattgtATTTCGTGTTTCACAATGTATCCAGCAGTCCTGTCTGTACAGAGGAAAACAGTGATGATTTCCACCCCATTAtcaccttatttttaaaagttccttttCTACTAAGAAAACAACTCATGGCTGCATCAACTTtccatggaaaattctttaatTCAACCATTTTATGGTTATTATATTAGAGCTGTAAGTATTACTAAGTGTTagccgttcagtcatgtccatctctttgagaccccatggacagtagcccgtcaggttcctctgttcatggaattctcaaggcaagaatactagagtgggtatggAGTgtttagccattcccttctccaggggatcttcccaacccaaggattgaacctgggtatcctgcattgcaggcagattctttaccatctgaagtaCCAGGGAACTCCATATTAGGGTTACCTCTTCCAATTTAGGCTAGGTCAAAAAGAGATAATACAGAAATAGCTGATGCCTGTTTTCAAGGGCAGAAAATTCAAAGTAAGGATTACTATTCAGCAGAAAAAAATTAGGTTAAAGGAGTAATTTCCTGAAGATGAATttctttcctccattttcaaaAGTAGGACATATTAGAAAAAGACTAACATGTTTCAATATGATTTTGCCTAATGGCTAAGGCTAGATAAGTTGCCCTTAAGGTTCACATACCCTTTCTAAAAACACTTAAGAGTTGCTGTTTAAATTTATTCTGTATCTCAGTACCTTTTAAATGGGATCAACATGGCACTTCAAGCCTATAGCTCTGCAAAGTATTCTGATTACTAAGTGACCTACTATTTGGTATTATCAAATAGGCACAGAGGTCCTGGGTAACATTAAATATATTGAAGGCTGAATTACCTATCAGAGTCTAAGAATTTATGCAACCAGGATGAAAGTCTTATTTCTAGATTTAAGTCAAGATTTCTTTCCTCTAAGGTAAACTCACAGTAATACACTGTAGTGTGTGTATGAATGAATATTCACAATAGGCCAGAAGATGGCACCTCTTCCTTTAAACATAAGCTAAAAGGACATTTTCAGAGAACTGGAAATTCAGTGAGAGTCAGCTCAGATAATGATAAAAATGAGGCAGTCATATAAAAGAGTTAAATACATTTCAGAACAGGAACTGGAATTTggagttctcttttctttttacctttgtaCCCTTccctaaagaaatgcaaatagcaGCAATTTTATCAATAATCCTCTTCAGAGAGCTGATGATTCATAGCTACTGACTCAAGATTTCACTAAAAGCCTAAAGCAACCATGCGGCCAGAAGCTGTTTTTCCAAAGTCTGACTACCAGAGGCAACCTAGGAACTTTTCCGCTTTCCCTCTACTTTATTTCAAAAGGGGGCATAATTACTCAGTTGTTTCCCCTAAGAGAAATTTGTTCATATCTCTAAGGAAGCACATATTAGTTAATTTGGTACTCTGGAAGAGGTAATCTACTAAATGGACCCAAGGGACTTACAAGAGTTAGCACAACCAACTCTCAAGTGGGGAGCAACTGACTTTCCTCTAAGTGGACCAAGTTTAGTAACAGTCCCATAATTAGCATCAAATTACATCATAAACCCACTTcatgaaaatattctttcatggtatggacatgagtttgagtaaactccaggagttggtgattgacagggaggcctggcatgctgcagtccatggggttgcaaagagtcagatacgactgagtgactgaactgaactgaatgtttagaGTTGAAGAACATAAGCAGAAACTGTTCAGGGGATTTAAGTATATaattaaagacaaacaaacaaatggcCCCACACAGCCTGGTTTCTCACTTGATAGGCAGCTTCAATGCTGTCACTAATTTCTCTCCAATGGGTTCACTTAATGAAAACTTAAGTGCTACTTAAAATCAACTACTACTCAGAGACCTACAGAAGAAACATTTGAAAGAAGTCAACCCATCCCTGAGAGGAAATAACTACTAAAACTATACTGACATACCATCACACCCAGCAGAACTGCTCAAGTTCCAAGAACTGGCAATACTAAATTTTGAAAGGATGTGGAATTCATAAACTGCTAGTATGTGTGTAAACTGGTACAACTACTTTGAAAGACTTAAGTTTCCACTAAAGCTAACCACACATACAGTGTACTGTCTGGTCACTCAATTCCTACATACAGAAATGCATATGCATATACGTATATGTGCATAAAGACTTGTACAAGCAAGTGCACAGGAATCACACTTGTTCCTGAGAagaactcaaatgtccatcaatagcaGAATACATAAATATACTGCTAGTGTAGTCATACAACAGAAATAAACTACTGCTATATGCAACAAGGATTAGTCTTAGAAACACTTTtgagtgaaacaagccagacatAAAATAGCACATTATATGCTTTTGTTTCTGCTTCATTCAAAGAGGGGCAAAACTCACTTTTTCCCAGATGAACCACTGTTCCACTTCAATTCAGTATGAATTTGGGTGTGACCTTGGAAGGCTTTCCATCTATTCAACCACTATTTTTTGAATACCCATTCTATACTAGGTACTGGGGATGCTTTGGAGCAAAACAGATATGATTCCTGCCCTCCCTCAGAGAGCCTAGACCCTCactgagaaaaagacaaattttccAACAGATGAACGTATCTACAAGTTATATAACACATTTACATTTACAAATTACAGAAGCCTGGAAATACCCCAATAGGTGAAGTGGGAAGTGGTTAATGGTGGGGAAAGCCCAACCTAAGAGGCTGAGAAAGGTGTTTGTTCTGCTTTTAGCACCTTACCTGGCTCAGAGCTGCTGCTTACTGTGGGTCTAAAGCAGCAGACACGATTTCTTTTTAGGCTTCTTCTTTTCCACTGGTGTTTTTCTATTTATCTGTCTGACCAGGTcataaaatatctaaataaaagcaagaaaaaagtaGTACTTATTCAAACAATATTTGAGACCTTTTTCCATAAAACAATCTCGAttctgttaaatatttttctgctCTTGGGTCTGTATTTCGTCGCTTATCAGCAGGTCTCAGACACTCCAGCTGATTTTCAGTCAGGGTAAGGCAGGACTTATCTATTTACaatgaaagaaatacatttgTTCTTAGATACTCAATAACAAGTTAATAAAAAGAATTAGTAgtgaagaaataagagaaatcacATTCTTCACGGAATCTTCTATGCTTCAAAAACCTAAttatacttgttttattttttaaaaatttcaaacttaTAGAAAAGGTGCAAGATTAGCACCAAGAACTTAAGTATTTTCTTCACCCATGTTCACCAATTAGTAACATTCTGCCAAGtgtatatttttccaaagaggaaatgcagatgtccaacaggcacataaaaagatgcacaacattgctaatcacagggaaatgcaaactaaaatggCAACAAGACACCACCTCACATCTCTCAGAATGGCAAGCATCAAAAggaatacaaataacaaatgttggtgaggatgtaaagaaaagggaacgctcatatattgttggtgggaatgtaaattggtgcagccactctggaaaacagtatagaggtttcataaaaaactaaaaacagaattatcatatgacccagcaattccactcctgggcacatatccaatgaaaaacactgatttgaaaaggtacatgcccacccatgttcatagcagcattatttacaagtgCAAGATATGGAAGTGtctaccaacagatgaatggataaagaagatgtagtgtacatacacaatggaatacgactcatcatgggcttagttgctcagtcgtgtctgactgactctttgtgaccccatagactgcagcctgccaggctcctctgtccatggggattctccaggcaacaatactggagtgggttgccatgccctcctccaggggatcttcccaacccagggatcaaacccaggtctcccacactgcaggcagattcttttaccttctgagccaccagggaagcccactaatcataataaagaataattaaattttgccatttacaacaatatGTATTAGACTTAGAGGGCATTaggctaaatgaagtaagtcagacagagaagacaaatattgtgtaatatcacttacatgaggaatttaaaaaatacagctagtgaatagaacaaaaaaaaacacagactcagatgcagagaacaaactagttgtTACCCATGAATAAAGAAGCCGGGAGAGGCCATATAAGGGTAGGGggttaagagacacaaactatcaggtataaaataagctataaggatttattatataatacagagaatatagccaatattttgtaactataatagagtataacctttaaaaattatgaatcactacaCCATACACCTATAAAACATAATATTGTATAGCGAGCATgctcagttgctgtcatgtctgactctctgtgattccatggaccaGCTCacaaggcttctctctccatgggattttctaggcaagaatactggattgggttgccatttcctattccagggatcttcctgacgcagagattgaacccacattcttgtgtcccctgcagtggcaggtggattctttagtactcctccatctgggaagcccaatattgtacagcaactagGTGAAAAttgaagtgttagttgttcagtcgtgtccaactctttgcaacctcatggactgtagtccaccaggctcctctgtccatggaattctcgaggcaagaatactgaagtggactgccattcccttcatgtctcctacactgcaggcagatattttactgtctgaaccaccaaagaagcccatacAGCAACTacactataaattaaaaaaataattaatggtcCCAAGATCACAAGCCTAAATTATTTGTTAAGGGGGTACCACTACCAAACAATTTATTCAAAGCTATAAAAGTGcttcatttatattcttttccttctggtccATCCTACTCAGTTCCATTTTCTTCAAACCATTTAATTCTATTATCTTATTTCTAAGAAAGCTGAAAACATAAGAGTTTATTAACAAAATGGTAGTTTCTGTTTCACACAACTCCAAAACCCTCCAAGAACTTAATATgcatagtgaaagtcactcagtcgtgtcccattctttgagacccaatggactacacagcccatggaattctccaggtcagaatactggagtgggtagcctttcctttcttcaggggatcttcccaacccagggatagaagccaggtctcctgcatcacaggcagattctttatcagctgagccacaagggaagcccatacttatTATTATGCTTAatatgcatcagatcagatcagatcagatcagtcgctcagtcgtgtccgactctttgcgaccccgtgaatcgcagcacatcaggcctccctgtccatcaccaactcccagagttcactcagactcacgtccattgagtccatgatgctatccagccatctcatcctctgtcgtccccttctcctcctgcccgcaatccctcccagcatcagagtcttttccaatgagtcaactcttcacatgaggtggccaaagtactggagtttcagctttagcatcattccttccaaagaaatcccaggactgatctccttcagaatggactggttggatctccttgcagtccaagggactctcaagagtcttctccaacaccacagttcaaaagcatcaattcttcggcgctcagctttcttcacagtccaactctcatatccatacatgaccacaggaaaaaccattgccttgagtagacgaacctttgtaggcaaagtaatgtctctgcttttgaatatgctatctaggttggtcataactttccttccaaggagtaagcgtcttttaatttcatggctgcagtcaccatctgtagtcattttggagcccagaaaaataaagtctgacactgtttccactgtttcccatctagcCACAAACAAAATCTCATTAGTTCCTCAGCTTTAATACATGAgctataaagtgaaaaataacaaaaggatAAACTAAAATAGTAAATTGATCAAAACAGCACATTTCTTCATGCTAGCCAGTCTGGGTTTCTGGTACTAAACAAAATGATAACTGGTTTTGTTGTATTATCCTCAAGGATTTCTTTGGCAAATGGTGCCTACCTCACAGTAGCAGCTGGTTCAGTGATGAGGGCAAGTTCAAACTATGGTTATTTGGTTAGATATGCTGAAAGTTCTCAGCCTAGATTCTTCCTCATCTTTCTGAACTATAGAAAAATCTAAAGGGAACACAGAATAATTTCTTAATCCCTCTGTCATTCCTCAATTGGGAGTCTTGATTCCAATGATTATTCTAGCATCAGCAAAGAACAATTAAGTCCTGATTAAGACTGATGTGATTCTGATACAGCTATATACTACTTTCAGAACACAACTTGTTCACAAAATGATGtgaaacaagtttttaaaaattatatattctacGATATAGACAGTAGAGAATTAAAGAGGGCAATTTAGTTAAGCAGAATGTCCCCAAACTTGAGACCAAGAGCTGAATTGTGTTAAAGTAGGATCCCTCTATCTTCAGGGACTCAGAGATCACATATGTATTTCCAAAATATTAGCTGTCTGAGAAACTATTAACTACCCATGAAACTCTATAGTTGGATTATCAGGCTATCAAgacagaaatattaaaagaaacaagttATTATACTGTCAAGAATTTTTAGCATGACGTTTGTATGTTTTCCAAAAGAATAAAGAGCCTTAAACACCTAATGTATTTCATTttgttgtatcatttttctatttttgttttaaaacatttatgtcAACAGTCGACTTCAATGAGGCTACTGGTTTCCAATGCAGCAGGCCTCCGAGGGAGGGAGGCCATCCCAGAGGGAGGCTTAGCAGCACGTAAGTTCCCACAAACAGGTAATGCTTGAAAGGTAAGAAATGCCTCCTGTCCCCTCTGGTCCCTGGACCCTGGCCCAGCTCAGCTCTAGCTGGGCCCTATGAAATCTGTGGGTGGGTACCAGTGAGGATAACCACAAGGATGCAGGAACTAGATCCAATCATGCTGCAGATGCTGACCTGGCACTACTATTTCCTTAGCCAAGCTCATCTATCAAATCTTGTATTATCTCAAAGTTATCTCCTTGAGATAATTCTCAAAGAGTAAGActaaaccaaaaattaaaattatgattaGCCATGTTTTACAAGATAACATCTATGAAATCATAATTCTACAACAGGGAAAGCTGAAACAGGAAACATTTCACACTTCCTTTCATTACTTGGCAGTGAATTAGAAGTAAGTGTTGTTGAAGATCACAGCAGAACTTTTCCCCCATTGGTATGTTAACTTCTTTAGGGCATGACCAGTGTCTGTCCAGATGAGTGTTACTGGTGCCTAACACAGAGCCAGGCACACAGGGACATGATGAATactcagtgaataaataaaatctgtgaatttcttatttttatgtatttatttaagctGGTTTTACCTAAGAAGCAAGCTTTgacattctttatttttgtaaaacagAGGATGTGTATCaagcttaaatttttttcacaccacatgtttaaaataatttggtcATTGTCtataaccataaaagaaaaagagaccaaAAGGACCAAAGGCTGGAGAGGAATGGCAagcaaaaacacacagaagacTCTGACAACCCAACCCAGTCTTAACTTTCATCTATGTGGTGTGCTGAATTCTTAGTGACTGCCTGTGATCCTATAAAtggcaaaagaaagtgaaagtgaagtggctcagtcatggccaactcttcgtgacccccatggactgtagcctaccaggctcctccgtccatgggattttccaggcaagagtactggagtgggttgccatttccttctccaggggatcttcccgacccagggatcaaacccgggtctcccgccttgtaggcagacgcttttaccatctgagccaccagggaagtcctaaaaataAATGGCAAGCACACTGGCAAATGAGAACGTTTGCTCTACtaggaaaggaaagaagtctatttcatttttttgtttgttttaaagcctGATGTTAAAATTAACAAAAGCAAGGGAACCTCTTAATATTTCGCTTGCATGTGGTGGTGGCAGTTGGGAACTGCACTCATCTTTTAGGGATCCAGTAAACCATTGGCCCTTTACACTCAGGCAGACAAGCTCACTTGTTAAGCATTCCTGTCCCCAGCTGTGTTCTCAGGATAGCGGAATGCTTAAGTCATGGACAGAAAAAAGCCTTGTACACCTGCTCTAACAGGCCTAAAAGACAGAGTGAATTATAGCTCTGTATCCATCCACTCACACAGATTCTTCGAGTCATATACCAAAGGGAAGCACGACTCAAATTACACGACGTCTTTCTGTACAACATAAGTTCATTATAGTAACTACCttgatttctgtatttttctactGAATTTTACAACCTGTTTACACACATCTGCATAGCTAACTGCTGTAAGACAAGGGTGATATGCCAATTTTCACACACCACTTTCTGGTGTGTCATTTAGAGGCTTAGCAGGATTTAAAATACACTTTCTTTAACTTAAACTTCCCCTTTGCCGACAAGGTAAGTATATATGTTCTCATTATAGCCATCAAAGTGATTTTATACAGAGAAGGAATATAGTTTCTAGGAATTAGTGTTTTCCATAAACTGATGAAGATTGCTTAAAAGAacactgctttttctttttaaaaagttgtttttgacTGTTAGCTTGAAAGAAGGGAAACTCAAAAGGCACTTATTTGTGCTGCCTCACAGCTGTTGGTTACCTCATTAACGTTGATCTTTGACTTTGCAGAAGATTCTAAAAAGGCACAGTTACACCACTGTCTTGCTAAATTCTGACCCTGTTCTTTGCCAACTACTCGCTCGTCTTCCAGGTCACACTTATTGCCAACCAAAATCATTGGAACCTGTGGAAAGGAAAAGACATATAATAAGCAACCAACATATTTGTTACTCAGCTTCTGATAAGCAAGCAACTACCCTCCACCAACTAAAATGTGTTAGGATTATTAGTTTcaccaaagaaaagtgaaagtgaaagtcactcagtcctgtcagactctttgtgaccccatgatgtagcctgccaggctcctctgtccatggaattttccaggccagaatactggagtgggagccattcccttctctagggatcttcccaacctagggattgaacccaggtcttccacaatgcaggcagattctttaccatctgagccagggaagcccataagcttCACCAAGTGCTTTAAGaaaggtgtatgtatgtgtgttggggAGAAGATGCAAggggaagagacagaaaaaaatggacaagATTCTACCACATTGATCTGCTAAAATCATTTTAAGAATATAATCCCAAAATTATTATGTGGACTCATGCTAATGGCTGAATTCCAAGtagaaaaatatgaaggaaaaggaaatgcctGCAATACAGAGAAGAACATACTCAATGGTCTGGGTGTGTGTTAAGTGCCTCAACTCACAGGACCAACAAACGTCAAAAACACAGCACAACCAACACAGTAATAAGTTTTACTTCTAGATCTGAAAACTAGCTTAGGTGAGACATGAAGAAACAGTAAGACTAAAAATAAAGCCACTGAGCAGCTATGTCTTCATCTATGATTTGATCTCTAGTTTATTACATGGGATAAAGAGATTAACATTATCAGAGTTCAGTGATTTGCATGTAATTGCCTATGAAAAAAGAACTCTCTTAGATGAATTAGTCATGGGAAGAAAGAGAACTATTCATTAGGTTATGGCTGGTCATGAGTCATATGGTGCAAACCCCTCCTGCCTACAATATCACCCAAAGTCATGGTGCTGAGCAGGTGCCTGTGTTCCCATCAATAATGAGTGAGaacacacagaaacagaaaggaaggtCCAGATGAAATTTTATACCCTAACTTACACAACTTTTGAAAAGGAACTTTGTAATTCAAAACGGAGACAAACATGTAAAATATAGATTTCATCTTTGCAAAAAGGCACGTTATacatcaaataatttttctaaaacagtatattttaccacaataaaaaattaacattaaaaaaaatctaaaacaaaaataattataaaaactgagttaattaaaatatttaacataattcAAAGGAAATAACTAAGTAAAAACTGTACCGAGAGAATTTTAGAAATGGGAACAAAGCCTTATGGTTCTTGATAATGTTCTCTGAACACTGTTTTTGACATTAACTAACTGCCACCTTTCCAAGCAAAATCTGAGTCCCCCTTCTGCTACCAAGTACTCTTTGACTCTTCTTTTTTCACTACACTTGTGACCCATGTAGCACATGGTGGGTCATAAGTGCAGCGGAAAAAGAGGAACTTTACATACGTGTCCTTCATTTCAtgtcctttcatttcatttctaaccatctcatcggcatatctgttgttgtttagttgctaagtcgtgtctgactcttgcaactccatggactgttgcctgccaggcttctctgtccatgcaattttctaggcaagtggagtggtttgccatttccttctccaggggctcttcctgacccagggactgaacccgtgtctcctgcttggcaagtggattctataccactgagccacctgggacacccTCTCAGTATATTATCTGCACGTAAATTTAGAAAGCTTAAAATTGTTTTTGGTTACCGGGCCTCTTTTAGGCACAAGGTAGATACCCTCCAAGTCCCTATTGATACAGAAAATGGATACTTTATATTTGGCCACAGAGAGATGGCAATACAccatatatagagagaaatactTACATCTTCTGTGTCCTTAACTCGTAAAATCTGTTCCCTCAGGTCTTGTAAGTCATTAAATGTGGACTGAGCGGTAATAGAATATACTAGTGCAAACCCTTGGCCATTCTTCATATACAAATCCCTCATTGCTGTAAATTGCTCCTATAATAAAAACAtgcaataaattataaatatgactCCTTAAATGTACTGAAttgaaacaataaaatggaaacaatttaaatcaGAATAACAACAAGTTAGCTACTGAATTCTTTATTACATGTTATAGTGACAGGGAACTCAAGACATGATACACAGCTTCTGGAAAATCTGAGGTGAATGTTCCTGTCTCCTATTTACCTGACTAaaaacaataaactgtagaattaCAAGGGAAATattaaccacttttttttttggctgggctaCTGTAGCATgcaggtcttagttccctgaccagggattaaacccatgctaCCTGCAGGGGGAgggtgcagtcttagccactggaccaccagggaagtcctcactttaatttgtttttgtgtgATTTAGAAAAACTGCATATAATTCTTTTATATATCcagattttaattaaattattttggtGCTACAAAAGATGATCTCCAAGGTAGTGTTTTCAGAAAAGTTCAAGGAGTAAACCCTGATGCCCTCCAACATTAACAGGTTGGGGAGATGaagccaaatcaggaaaggacttGGAAACAATGAATGATACAAGGAGAAAACCAAGCAAGTATTGTTTCCTGGaagtcaaatgaataaaattttcacAGAGAAGGATAATGATCTACTCAATCAAAGGTTGCTGAAAAAGTCAAGGGAACTGAGGATATATGTGAGGGATGTATTCTGAATGACAGATCATGTGCTTGAAGCTATGTAAAGAGGGGCTTGAGGATATGAGGGATAATCAAAGATATTAGAAT from the Bos javanicus breed banteng chromosome 3, ARS-OSU_banteng_1.0, whole genome shotgun sequence genome contains:
- the RAP1A gene encoding ras-related protein Rap-1A, translated to MREYKLVVLGSGGVGKSALTVQFVQGIFVEKYDPTIEDSYRKQVEVDCQQCMLEILDTAGTEQFTAMRDLYMKNGQGFALVYSITAQSTFNDLQDLREQILRVKDTEDVPMILVGNKCDLEDERVVGKEQGQNLARQWCNCAFLESSAKSKINVNEIFYDLVRQINRKTPVEKKKPKKKSCLLL